One part of the Clostridium thermosuccinogenes genome encodes these proteins:
- a CDS encoding MutS family DNA mismatch repair protein — translation MKTSKEVYENRKNKYDRLLQKQTKASNLLSNLRLLVMLAGFAGALLLYSTRNYILLAGVMAATLILFAYLVIQHSKVIENKEYTALLSKINEDSIKRCKGEWNEFPDDGKDFMDENHPYSGDLDIFGPGSLFQCINAAITYTGRRMLSDLLTRHPTNADDIRKRQAAIEELAGKVSWRQRFLAEGLMAETKMQNPESLIAWVNQENPFFRKAWVVFLAKLLPSATLLLLLTAWATGIIPYYIPALALAVQYILLSVKKKERNSNFLLAKKYSKDIKVYYNLIKRLENQKFRSEYLKSIKGSMMNRESQTACYQMKKLFKIADSLDNRKNAFYFVFNILTLWDYQNLIALERWKEKSGRFLKSWIEAIGTVEALSSLSILRFDNPEWSMPEITSNQKPVFEAKGMGHPLLGRERVNNDVQILEPIHTLLITGSNMSGKSTLLRAAGINLVLAYAGAPVCAGFFRASLMHVHSCMRVSDNLEKSISSFYAELLRIKSIVAKSKEGESVFFLLDEIFKGTNSIDRHMGAKVLIRKLCSTKSIGLVSTHDLELCDLEKENNAVKNYHFQEFYENGRICFDYKLRPGASTTRNAIYLMKLAGIDVEDEQI, via the coding sequence TTGAAAACTTCAAAAGAAGTGTATGAAAATCGTAAAAATAAGTATGATCGGTTACTTCAAAAGCAAACAAAGGCATCCAATCTTTTAAGCAATCTAAGATTGCTGGTTATGTTGGCAGGTTTTGCTGGAGCGTTGCTTCTTTACTCGACGCGAAACTATATACTGCTGGCAGGTGTCATGGCTGCCACCCTGATCCTATTTGCTTATCTGGTCATACAACACTCAAAAGTTATTGAAAACAAGGAATATACCGCCTTACTGTCAAAAATCAATGAAGATTCCATTAAACGCTGCAAAGGAGAGTGGAATGAGTTTCCCGATGATGGTAAAGATTTCATGGATGAAAACCATCCCTACTCCGGTGATCTCGATATCTTTGGCCCCGGCTCCCTGTTTCAGTGCATAAATGCTGCCATTACTTATACCGGTCGACGTATGCTGTCAGACCTATTGACCCGGCATCCAACAAATGCAGATGATATCCGCAAAAGGCAAGCAGCCATTGAAGAACTGGCAGGAAAAGTAAGCTGGAGACAGCGGTTTCTGGCAGAAGGGCTTATGGCAGAAACCAAAATGCAGAACCCGGAAAGCCTGATTGCTTGGGTAAATCAGGAAAATCCTTTCTTCAGAAAAGCTTGGGTTGTTTTCTTGGCAAAACTGCTCCCCTCAGCCACTCTTCTGCTTTTGCTTACAGCCTGGGCAACCGGCATTATACCCTATTATATACCGGCTCTTGCGTTGGCGGTTCAATATATCCTGTTATCCGTCAAAAAGAAGGAGCGAAACAGCAACTTCCTTCTGGCAAAAAAATACAGCAAGGATATCAAGGTCTATTACAATCTGATAAAACGATTGGAAAATCAAAAATTCCGCTCCGAATATCTGAAAAGCATAAAGGGCAGCATGATGAACAGGGAAAGCCAGACTGCCTGCTATCAAATGAAAAAGTTGTTTAAAATCGCAGATTCCCTGGATAACAGGAAAAATGCCTTTTATTTTGTTTTCAACATACTGACCCTATGGGATTATCAAAATCTGATCGCTCTTGAAAGATGGAAAGAAAAGTCAGGTCGGTTTCTAAAATCCTGGATTGAAGCCATCGGCACTGTTGAGGCTTTGTCAAGCCTGTCCATATTAAGATTTGATAATCCGGAGTGGTCGATGCCGGAAATCACATCCAACCAAAAGCCTGTTTTTGAAGCAAAAGGCATGGGACACCCGCTGCTAGGACGGGAACGGGTGAACAACGACGTGCAAATCCTGGAACCCATACATACTCTTCTTATAACCGGTTCTAACATGTCCGGCAAGAGCACTCTGCTTCGGGCCGCCGGTATCAACCTCGTTTTGGCTTATGCGGGAGCGCCCGTATGCGCCGGATTTTTCCGGGCTTCATTAATGCATGTCCATAGCTGCATGCGGGTGAGCGACAATCTGGAGAAAAGCATATCTTCTTTTTATGCTGAGCTTTTGAGAATCAAGTCAATTGTTGCAAAATCCAAAGAAGGTGAAAGTGTATTTTTTCTGCTGGATGAAATCTTTAAAGGAACAAATTCCATAGACAGGCATATGGGCGCAAAGGTTCTGATACGGAAGCTATGCAGCACAAAATCAATCGGATTGGTATCCACTCATGACCTGGAGCTGTGCGACCTGGAAAAAGAGAATAATGCGGTAAAAAACTACCACTTCCAGGAGTTTTATGAGAATGGCAGAATTTGCTTCGACTACAAGCTCCGTCCCGGGGCTTCCACTACCCGCAACGCCATATATTTAATGAAGCTGGCTGGCATTGATGTAGAAGATGAACAAATTTAA
- a CDS encoding DNA polymerase Y family protein — MNDRIIMHVDANSAFLSWSTVYALQHGGTVDYREIPSIVGGNQATRHGIVLAKSIPAKKYGIQTGEPVVQALRKCPSLVVIPPEYHVYMQCSSAMLEILKDYSDRIQVFSIDEVFLDYTGMEKVLGDPVKVAHHIKDRIKKELGFTVSIGISTNKLLAKMASDLKKPDAVTTLYREEIPFKMWKLNVRDLYMVGAATEAKLMKMGIYTIGDLANTEVEYLRYKFKSWGEVLWCYANGIENSEVKPEGEIPYVKGIGNSCTIHFDVEDRETAHKVLLSLVETVGMRLRHGNFCCRLVQVSIKTNELKSYSHQRKFFVPTDCTNAIYEEACRLFDEAWKGEPIRNLGVRVSELCGNDFVQLSMLEKDYEKQRKIDKAIDGIRMKFGSLSVFRAGFLYSRLSPLQGGIVEDFPVMTSIL; from the coding sequence ATGAATGACAGGATTATTATGCACGTGGATGCAAACAGTGCCTTTTTGTCGTGGTCTACCGTGTATGCTCTGCAGCATGGCGGAACAGTTGATTATCGGGAAATACCATCCATTGTAGGGGGAAATCAGGCGACCCGTCATGGTATTGTGCTTGCTAAAAGCATTCCGGCAAAAAAATATGGCATACAGACCGGTGAGCCTGTTGTCCAGGCGCTGCGGAAATGTCCGTCCCTTGTGGTGATTCCTCCGGAATACCATGTTTATATGCAGTGCAGTTCTGCGATGCTGGAAATATTAAAGGATTATTCGGACAGGATACAGGTTTTTTCAATTGATGAAGTATTTTTGGATTATACCGGCATGGAAAAAGTATTGGGAGATCCTGTGAAGGTAGCTCACCACATTAAGGACAGGATTAAAAAAGAGCTGGGGTTTACGGTTTCCATCGGCATATCCACCAACAAGCTGCTGGCGAAGATGGCTTCGGACCTTAAAAAGCCCGATGCTGTTACCACCCTTTACAGAGAGGAAATACCTTTCAAGATGTGGAAGCTCAATGTCAGGGACTTGTACATGGTTGGTGCGGCTACGGAGGCAAAACTCATGAAAATGGGGATATATACCATAGGAGACCTGGCCAATACGGAGGTGGAATATCTAAGATACAAGTTTAAAAGCTGGGGTGAGGTTTTATGGTGCTATGCCAACGGAATTGAGAATTCGGAAGTGAAGCCCGAAGGGGAAATACCATATGTAAAGGGCATAGGGAACAGCTGCACCATCCATTTTGATGTGGAGGATCGGGAAACCGCCCACAAGGTATTGCTGTCATTGGTGGAAACGGTGGGCATGAGGCTGCGTCACGGCAATTTTTGCTGCAGGCTTGTACAGGTGTCGATAAAGACCAACGAGCTTAAGTCCTATTCCCACCAGAGGAAGTTTTTTGTCCCAACGGACTGTACAAACGCCATATATGAAGAGGCATGCAGGCTTTTTGATGAAGCCTGGAAGGGCGAACCTATAAGGAATTTGGGGGTGAGGGTATCGGAGCTCTGCGGAAATGATTTTGTTCAGCTTTCCATGCTGGAAAAGGATTATGAAAAGCAAAGGAAGATAGATAAGGCCATAGATGGCATAAGAATGAAATTCGGAAGCCTAAGCGTCTTTAGGGCAGGATTCCTTTACTCCAGGCTTTCACCGCTCCAGGGCGGCATAGTTGAGGACTTTCCGGTGATGACAAGCATACTTTAG
- a CDS encoding sodium ion-translocating decarboxylase subunit beta: MLSEFINTVKDLILNSGFVQGNWKDFLMIGIACFLIYLAIVRKYEPLLLLPISFGMLLANLPVVGLSSYDEGGLIYYLYQGVKMGIYPPLIFLGIGAMTDFGPLIANPKSLLLGAAAQLGIFITFIGASALGYTPQEAGAIGIIGGADGPTAIFVTSKLAPHLLGPIAIAAYSYMALVPLIQPPIMKLLTTKKEREIVMKQLRPVSKTEKIIFPIMVAIIVSFIVPDAAPLVGMLMLGNLFRESGVVERISKTAQNELMNIVTIFLGVSVGATATGDAFLDKKTLGIIALGLVAFSIGTAGGVLFGKLMCFATGGKVNPLIGSAGVSAVPMAARVSQKVGQEANPGNFLLMHAMGPNVAGVIGSAVAAGVLLSVLG, from the coding sequence ATGCTTTCAGAATTCATTAATACCGTCAAAGATCTGATATTAAACTCAGGCTTCGTTCAGGGCAACTGGAAGGATTTTCTCATGATCGGCATTGCCTGTTTTCTTATATACCTGGCAATCGTGAGAAAATATGAGCCGCTTCTTCTTTTGCCCATATCCTTCGGTATGCTCCTGGCAAACCTGCCGGTGGTAGGCTTGAGCTCTTATGATGAAGGTGGACTCATTTACTACCTGTATCAGGGAGTAAAGATGGGAATATACCCGCCCCTCATATTCCTTGGCATCGGGGCGATGACCGACTTCGGTCCTTTGATTGCAAATCCTAAAAGCTTGCTTCTCGGTGCGGCTGCCCAGTTGGGTATTTTCATAACCTTCATAGGAGCCAGTGCCTTAGGCTATACTCCCCAGGAAGCCGGCGCGATAGGCATTATAGGTGGAGCTGACGGACCGACGGCCATATTCGTTACTTCCAAGCTCGCTCCTCATCTCCTCGGTCCTATAGCCATTGCTGCATACTCATATATGGCTCTTGTTCCCTTGATACAGCCGCCTATCATGAAGCTTCTCACAACCAAAAAAGAGAGGGAAATAGTAATGAAACAGTTAAGACCTGTTTCAAAAACGGAAAAGATCATATTCCCCATCATGGTAGCGATAATTGTTTCCTTCATAGTCCCTGATGCTGCCCCGCTTGTGGGAATGCTGATGCTGGGCAATCTTTTCAGGGAAAGCGGTGTCGTTGAAAGAATAAGTAAAACTGCACAGAACGAATTGATGAATATTGTCACCATCTTCCTTGGAGTTTCCGTTGGTGCAACGGCAACAGGGGATGCCTTCCTGGACAAAAAGACTTTAGGCATCATTGCTCTGGGGCTTGTAGCATTCTCTATCGGTACTGCCGGCGGTGTGCTTTTTGGCAAGCTGATGTGCTTTGCAACAGGAGGAAAGGTGAATCCTCTTATCGGTTCAGCCGGAGTTTCAGCCGTTCCTATGGCTGCCAGGGTTTCCCAGAAGGTCGGCCAGGAAGCCAATCCGGGAAACTTTCTCCTCATGCATGCTATGGGTCCGAATGTGGCAGGTGTTATCGGCTCGGCTGTCGCGGCCGGCGTGTTGCTCAGCGTATTGGGTTAA
- a CDS encoding OadG family protein: MELAINLTIVGMVVVFIVLILLSAIISLFSKIASAGKTGGKDKMNTKDNDMPAPQAHKDVVEESTAYIEQKDDSELVAVLTAAVIAAMGGSSESNIHVKSYRRIPQISPVWNSVSRKEQIAAKL; encoded by the coding sequence ATGGAACTAGCTATTAATCTTACTATTGTGGGAATGGTAGTTGTCTTTATCGTATTGATACTTTTATCGGCTATTATTTCACTGTTTTCAAAAATTGCAAGCGCCGGAAAGACGGGCGGCAAAGACAAAATGAACACAAAGGATAATGATATGCCGGCCCCCCAGGCTCACAAGGATGTTGTTGAAGAGTCAACAGCATACATAGAACAAAAGGACGACAGTGAGCTGGTAGCTGTATTGACTGCTGCCGTAATCGCGGCAATGGGCGGAAGTTCCGAATCCAACATACATGTGAAATCATACAGGCGCATACCCCAGATTTCTCCCGTATGGAATTCCGTCAGCAGAAAGGAGCAGATAGCTGCAAAGCTGTAG